From a region of the Vibrio orientalis CIP 102891 = ATCC 33934 genome:
- a CDS encoding response regulator: protein MRILIIEDDLLLGRTLVSSLERCGYTVDWLTEGSGVKQVLSLETFTLIILDLSLPDGDGITLLKSLRQAKYDLPIIILSARDSNKDIILGLDSGADEYIGKPFSFEELLARIRVIVRRQSSSSTHIITKGNFELNLNDYIVKYNDEVLKLTKNEFKILSYLVSNNSLVVSKPQLLQIINGWSETSTENSVEVHIHNLRKKLPNNVIKTIRGIGYTIEK, encoded by the coding sequence ATGAGAATACTAATAATCGAGGATGATCTTTTACTCGGCAGAACCCTAGTAAGTTCACTTGAAAGATGCGGTTATACCGTTGATTGGCTCACTGAAGGTAGCGGGGTTAAACAAGTATTATCTCTCGAAACATTCACCCTAATCATTTTGGATCTATCTCTACCGGACGGCGATGGAATTACCTTACTCAAGTCACTCAGACAAGCAAAGTATGACCTTCCAATCATAATCCTTTCTGCACGTGACTCAAATAAAGACATCATCCTCGGTCTCGATTCTGGAGCTGATGAATATATTGGTAAACCATTCTCTTTTGAAGAGTTACTCGCTAGAATCAGAGTCATTGTTCGTCGTCAGTCCAGTAGTTCAACACACATCATCACAAAGGGAAATTTTGAACTTAACCTTAACGATTACATTGTTAAGTACAACGATGAAGTTTTAAAGCTTACCAAGAATGAGTTTAAGATACTCTCCTACCTCGTTTCAAACAACAGCCTAGTGGTCAGTAAGCCCCAGTTGTTACAGATAATTAATGGTTGGAGTGAAACAAGCACTGAGAACTCTGTTGAGGTTCACATTCATAACCTTAGAAAAAAGCTACCAAATAACGTTATTAAAACTATTCGTGGAATTGGGTATACCATTGAAAAGTAA
- a CDS encoding EAL domain-containing protein gives MQLVYEQLALYYQPKMSVSKEKIVGAEALIRWTNSNGEVKLPMSFLPLFEKYGLIRNLDDFVIHRALDQLVIWNYCGIDISISVNVSGEFFVRDDFEERLESLGKQYDAKIIELLEIEILESSELSGRKKVCENIIKCKELGFKISLDDFGTGYSSLDYLTKFDFNLVKIDRELIKHTPFCKATSIVLKGVVDICRSLGFKTLAEGVETREQLICLSEYGFDLIQGYYVAKPMCTLEFERWILKEIDCSTIISKSI, from the coding sequence ATGCAGCTTGTTTATGAGCAATTAGCTCTTTATTACCAGCCCAAAATGTCAGTATCCAAGGAAAAAATCGTTGGAGCGGAAGCGTTAATAAGATGGACGAACAGCAATGGCGAAGTGAAGTTGCCCATGTCATTCTTGCCTCTGTTCGAAAAGTACGGGTTGATAAGAAACTTAGATGACTTCGTTATTCATCGCGCACTAGATCAACTAGTTATTTGGAATTACTGCGGTATAGACATTTCTATAAGCGTTAATGTCAGTGGGGAGTTTTTTGTCCGTGATGATTTTGAAGAACGACTTGAGTCACTGGGAAAACAGTATGACGCCAAAATAATAGAACTTCTCGAAATAGAAATTCTAGAATCATCAGAACTTAGCGGTCGGAAAAAAGTGTGTGAAAACATTATAAAATGCAAAGAGCTAGGATTTAAAATTTCACTGGATGATTTTGGAACTGGATATAGTTCCCTAGATTATCTTACCAAATTTGATTTTAATCTTGTTAAGATAGACCGGGAATTAATAAAGCATACCCCATTTTGCAAGGCTACATCAATTGTTCTCAAGGGAGTGGTTGATATATGTCGATCATTAGGGTTTAAAACGTTAGCAGAAGGTGTGGAAACACGAGAACAACTCATTTGTCTATCTGAATATGGTTTTGATCTTATTCAGGGTTATTACGTCGCTAAGCCAATGTGTACACTTGAATTTGAACGATGGATTTTAAAGGAAATAGATTGTTCAACGATAATTAGTAAAAGTATCTAA
- a CDS encoding GGDEF domain-containing protein, with amino-acid sequence MGCFSTASQTMRFIITAVVRATIIYIACLLIFIENIEMRAKADFANLTKTIELSKGRVFLIARDLETLISHKDISMESQVASEQWHGKFENLTQWLLSVRNKTQGLSQQSFMYEVELYLLKELDFLLETLPSLAPQEDKLFYRSYLSGNAFEHDDKNIIYDPNCEFTDCVTGATEYSLADKILVTRVMNKNNEGKLIHYDKSEDTIDNPRLLTLSSPIFFGKRIIGDISIDLYLDRFEVFNISELSQYEVNRSVFTVITPRDTSFSEVSISFEYYIDNRNVLVFKLPIFYIFYKYLVGFISILIIVSFIMAKSEELRDRNSQLKETKREGLQDFLTGAYNRKIMDDLEFTQAIFKHEQGALIMLDGDGFKLVNDKYGHNMGDEAIKAIASCAFSQLRKSDYLVRMGGDEFLLVLPGMNKFTAMEWAQKLSTAISNYKLPRNVSISVSFGISEFSPDSTMEAAIELADCHLYANKAKKREASSLTVVNQLEHKS; translated from the coding sequence ATGGGGTGTTTTTCTACGGCCAGTCAGACAATGAGATTTATAATTACTGCAGTAGTTAGGGCTACTATTATTTATATTGCCTGTCTTCTGATCTTTATCGAAAATATTGAAATGAGAGCAAAGGCAGATTTCGCTAATTTAACCAAAACAATTGAGCTTTCCAAAGGTCGAGTTTTTTTGATTGCCAGAGATCTAGAAACGTTGATCAGCCATAAAGATATCTCAATGGAATCACAAGTTGCGTCAGAACAATGGCATGGAAAGTTTGAAAATCTGACTCAGTGGCTCTTATCAGTCAGAAACAAAACTCAGGGATTATCTCAACAAAGCTTTATGTATGAGGTTGAGCTTTATTTATTGAAAGAACTGGACTTTTTACTTGAAACATTGCCTTCACTCGCGCCTCAAGAGGACAAGTTATTCTATCGTTCTTACCTGTCAGGGAATGCATTTGAGCATGATGATAAGAATATTATTTATGACCCGAATTGCGAATTTACAGATTGTGTCACTGGAGCAACTGAGTACAGTCTCGCTGATAAAATACTTGTAACTCGGGTTATGAACAAAAACAATGAAGGTAAATTGATTCATTACGATAAATCAGAGGATACAATAGACAATCCACGATTGCTAACTTTGTCTAGCCCAATTTTCTTTGGGAAAAGAATCATAGGAGACATCAGTATTGACTTATATTTAGACCGATTTGAAGTGTTTAATATTTCAGAATTGAGTCAATATGAAGTTAATCGCTCTGTTTTTACCGTTATAACTCCAAGAGATACGTCATTCTCTGAGGTATCGATATCATTTGAATACTACATCGATAATAGAAATGTTCTCGTATTTAAGTTACCCATATTCTATATATTTTACAAGTATTTAGTCGGTTTTATTTCCATACTGATCATCGTGAGTTTTATTATGGCGAAATCTGAAGAGCTCCGAGACAGAAACTCTCAGCTTAAAGAGACGAAACGAGAAGGCCTTCAAGACTTTCTAACGGGAGCCTACAACAGAAAAATAATGGATGACCTAGAGTTTACGCAAGCAATATTTAAACATGAACAAGGGGCTTTAATCATGCTTGATGGAGATGGTTTCAAGCTGGTTAACGATAAATATGGCCACAACATGGGAGATGAGGCCATTAAGGCAATAGCGAGCTGCGCATTCTCTCAACTGCGTAAGAGTGACTATCTTGTGCGTATGGGGGGGGATGAGTTTCTTCTGGTTCTTCCTGGAATGAATAAGTTTACAGCAATGGAATGGGCACAAAAGCTTTCTACAGCAATTTCTAACTACAAACTACCTAGAAACGTTAGTATTTCAGTCTCCTTTGGCATTTCAGAATTCAGCCCTGACAGCACTATGGAGGCAGCGATTGAGCTAGCAGATTGCCATCTTTACGCGAATAAGGCTAAAAAGCGTGAAGCTTCGTCATTAACTGTCGTTAATCAATTAGAACATAAAAGCTGA
- a CDS encoding sensor histidine kinase, whose translation MSKLVNHIIAYDGSQLTPLINDLTHIFTHSHQSRLESSLLFWSDSFEHLPASHFELYFFNQGKLISASSRQLPILKERDIYTYEFSKHDFEDSTLYIVELPHVREDIIFDLAMNYIIHITILLLILLCLVFVVLSKYLSPLTQFSFDIRDKNENDLSPIPDQATTAELHQLQHSINNLIFRLRKSLDREKEFTNMAAHELKTPLAIIRLSAENARKNDHVNSRKKDLDDAISGVDRANSIIKELFNLTKLDQTLYLNFEKVSVCNILNSIIDEFKPLLQARSQIFVHPINDAQVYADRSLITILFDNLISNAIKYSGEGSTITFNIRDCGMSACIVVSDSGKSIPDVTRERIFERFYRGQNVEPGTGLGLSIASNIAHLHGTKITLLPRNDDLNSFCFVLRKVV comes from the coding sequence ATGTCTAAGCTCGTCAATCACATAATCGCTTATGATGGTTCACAATTAACACCACTCATCAACGACTTAACCCATATATTCACCCATTCACATCAAAGTAGACTTGAAAGCTCGTTACTGTTTTGGAGTGACTCGTTTGAACACCTTCCTGCAAGCCACTTCGAACTATATTTTTTCAATCAGGGAAAGCTCATTTCTGCATCCTCTAGGCAGCTACCAATATTGAAAGAAAGAGATATTTACACTTATGAGTTCTCCAAACATGACTTCGAGGACAGTACTCTGTATATTGTTGAATTGCCGCATGTTCGTGAGGATATCATCTTCGATCTGGCAATGAATTACATAATCCATATTACGATATTGCTGCTGATACTCCTTTGTTTAGTTTTTGTAGTTCTCTCTAAATATTTATCTCCACTTACTCAGTTTTCTTTCGATATTCGGGACAAAAATGAAAACGATTTGAGCCCAATCCCGGACCAAGCCACAACTGCTGAGCTCCATCAATTACAGCATTCGATAAATAATCTTATTTTCAGGTTGAGAAAATCATTAGACCGCGAAAAAGAGTTTACAAATATGGCGGCTCACGAACTAAAAACCCCTCTAGCCATAATTAGACTATCTGCTGAAAATGCTAGGAAAAATGACCACGTAAATTCTCGAAAGAAAGACCTTGATGATGCGATCAGTGGTGTCGATAGAGCGAACTCAATCATCAAGGAACTATTCAACTTGACCAAGCTCGATCAAACCCTTTACTTAAACTTCGAGAAAGTTTCAGTCTGCAACATCCTAAATAGCATCATCGACGAATTTAAACCACTATTACAAGCGAGATCTCAAATCTTTGTCCACCCAATAAACGATGCTCAAGTTTATGCAGATAGAAGCCTGATAACCATACTATTTGATAACCTCATAAGTAACGCTATTAAATATTCTGGTGAAGGGAGTACGATTACTTTCAACATCAGAGATTGTGGTATGTCTGCCTGTATAGTCGTTTCTGATAGTGGTAAATCAATACCTGATGTGACTCGGGAACGCATATTCGAACGTTTCTATAGAGGACAAAATGTCGAGCCCGGAACAGGACTTGGACTATCCATCGCTAGCAACATTGCGCACCTTCATGGGACCAAAATAACCTTGCTACCGAGAAATGACGATTTAAATTCCTTTTGTTTTGTTTTACGCAAAGTTGTTTAA
- the pyrC gene encoding dihydroorotase: MTTLTITRPDDWHVHLRDGEVLKDTVRDISRYNGRALIMPNTIPPVTNTEMALAYRERIMAEKPSEQFEPLMALYLTDNTTSEEIRKAKESGAVVAAKLYPAGATTNSDSGVTNAKNIYHVLETMQEVGMLLLVHGEVTHHDVDIFDREKQFLDTVLAPIVNDFPNLKIVLEHITTADAANFVKNANENVAATITAHHLLYNRNHMLVGGIKPHFYCLPILKRNTHQQALIEAATSGSKKFFLGTDSAPHAKGMKEAACGCAGSYTAHAALELYTEVFEQEGKLENLEAFASHNGPDFYGIPRNADTVTLVKEEWSVAESMPFGNDIVVPIRANETIAWTVK, translated from the coding sequence ATGACAACACTTACAATCACACGTCCTGACGACTGGCACGTTCACCTACGCGATGGCGAAGTGCTAAAGGATACCGTGCGAGATATTAGCCGCTACAACGGTCGCGCGCTAATCATGCCAAATACCATCCCACCTGTTACCAACACTGAAATGGCACTTGCGTACCGCGAGCGTATCATGGCAGAAAAGCCAAGCGAGCAGTTCGAACCGTTAATGGCGCTATACCTGACAGATAACACCACATCAGAAGAAATTCGCAAAGCGAAAGAGTCCGGTGCTGTTGTCGCTGCAAAGCTTTACCCAGCTGGCGCAACAACCAACTCAGATTCAGGTGTAACTAACGCCAAGAACATCTACCACGTTCTAGAAACGATGCAAGAAGTGGGTATGCTGCTGCTAGTCCATGGTGAAGTAACTCATCATGATGTGGACATTTTCGACCGCGAAAAACAATTCCTAGACACAGTGCTAGCACCGATTGTGAATGACTTCCCTAACCTGAAGATTGTTCTTGAGCACATCACCACAGCTGACGCAGCAAACTTCGTTAAAAACGCCAATGAGAACGTTGCGGCAACCATCACTGCTCATCACCTACTTTACAACCGCAACCATATGTTAGTTGGTGGCATCAAGCCGCACTTCTACTGCCTACCTATTCTTAAGCGCAACACCCACCAGCAAGCGCTAATTGAAGCAGCAACAAGCGGTAGTAAGAAGTTCTTCTTAGGTACTGACTCAGCACCGCATGCGAAAGGCATGAAAGAGGCGGCTTGTGGTTGTGCTGGCTCATATACTGCACATGCGGCATTAGAGCTTTACACTGAAGTCTTTGAACAAGAAGGTAAGCTAGAAAACCTAGAAGCGTTTGCTAGCCACAATGGGCCAGATTTTTACGGTATACCGCGCAACGCAGACACAGTAACGCTAGTAAAAGAAGAGTGGTCTGTTGCTGAAAGCATGCCATTTGGCAACGATATTGTTGTGCCAATCCGCGCAAATGAAACTATTGCGTGGACTGTAAAGTAA
- a CDS encoding hybrid-cluster NAD(P)-dependent oxidoreductase, with protein sequence MSAPVLSQINVFPVKSVGGLSVSTSWVEKQGLMFDRRFMLALSDGSMVTARKYPEMVTVKSCLTHDGLIFTAEGYAALRVRYNEFKMQEAPAQVWKDNFVAYTTTDQADDWFSQVLGQRVELLFTGEQSNRVREKLGHNVSFADGYPVLVISEASLAELNRRSPEKHSMAQFRTNLVVSGTEPFAEDSWKRIRIGEVEFESVKPCERCILTTVDVNKGVLRGSKEPLNTLSQFRANERGGVFFGQNLVALNEGVIHQDDKVEVLEYKDKEFYPDNTPKTLYMTCVEREEIARDFITFWLEPQHGELPVYQPGQHLPISLRIGAETVARRYTLSSSPSRPGRMAISVKRIDGGRVSNWLADNLSIGDTLTCEQPDGSFHLGGKSHQPLLLLSAGSGVTPMLSMLRYLADNNQMNDVVFYHQCRSVEDIPCKAELDTLRSQYEGLTVLISLSQAPADWFGLKGRLTLSHLKQIKDAEQRQVFVCGPDGFMQKAKNLLLKKGLPEEHYHQEAFGVNQVSAQPLKALTLSVNGHVFIGDNQKTLLEQAEDAGASIANSCRAGLCGACKVTVESGKVHQPDVPALQDHERNMGVVLACCSTPLTDVEVTS encoded by the coding sequence ATGTCAGCTCCAGTTCTTTCTCAAATCAACGTGTTTCCTGTTAAATCTGTCGGCGGCCTTTCTGTTTCTACTTCTTGGGTAGAAAAGCAAGGGTTGATGTTTGATCGACGTTTTATGCTAGCGCTTTCTGATGGTTCAATGGTCACCGCGAGAAAGTATCCGGAGATGGTGACGGTGAAGTCTTGCTTAACCCACGATGGTTTAATTTTTACTGCAGAAGGCTATGCCGCACTTCGAGTTCGTTATAACGAGTTCAAAATGCAAGAAGCTCCGGCTCAGGTGTGGAAAGATAACTTTGTCGCGTACACAACTACGGATCAAGCTGATGATTGGTTTAGCCAAGTGCTAGGTCAGCGTGTCGAGCTTCTGTTCACTGGTGAACAATCGAATCGCGTGCGTGAAAAGCTAGGGCATAACGTGAGTTTTGCCGATGGCTACCCAGTTTTGGTGATTAGTGAAGCCTCGCTAGCGGAGCTTAATCGCCGCAGCCCAGAAAAACATTCAATGGCGCAGTTTCGAACCAACCTTGTGGTATCAGGAACTGAGCCATTTGCAGAAGATAGTTGGAAACGAATTCGCATTGGTGAAGTTGAATTTGAATCCGTTAAGCCGTGTGAGCGCTGTATTTTGACCACAGTCGACGTCAATAAGGGAGTCCTCCGCGGGAGCAAAGAGCCTCTCAATACTTTATCGCAGTTCCGCGCTAATGAGCGTGGCGGTGTCTTTTTCGGCCAGAATTTGGTCGCTCTTAATGAAGGTGTCATTCATCAGGACGATAAGGTAGAAGTGCTGGAATATAAAGATAAAGAATTCTACCCCGATAATACTCCTAAAACGTTATACATGACGTGTGTTGAGCGAGAAGAAATCGCGCGAGACTTCATCACGTTCTGGCTGGAGCCTCAGCATGGTGAACTGCCCGTTTATCAACCGGGACAACACTTGCCTATCTCATTGCGAATTGGCGCTGAAACTGTCGCGCGTCGTTATACCTTATCATCCAGTCCGTCGCGTCCTGGCCGTATGGCCATTTCGGTTAAGCGTATCGATGGTGGTCGTGTATCGAACTGGTTGGCTGACAATCTTTCAATTGGTGATACATTAACTTGTGAACAGCCAGATGGCAGTTTCCACTTAGGTGGCAAGTCTCATCAACCTCTGTTGCTTCTTTCTGCGGGCAGTGGCGTCACTCCGATGTTATCAATGCTGCGTTATTTAGCCGATAACAATCAAATGAATGACGTTGTTTTCTACCACCAGTGCCGAAGTGTCGAAGATATCCCGTGTAAAGCCGAGTTAGATACTCTGCGTAGTCAATATGAAGGACTGACAGTGCTTATCTCATTGTCACAAGCGCCAGCAGATTGGTTCGGCTTAAAAGGGCGTTTAACACTGTCACACTTGAAACAGATCAAAGATGCAGAGCAGCGTCAGGTGTTTGTGTGTGGACCGGATGGTTTCATGCAAAAAGCGAAAAACTTATTATTAAAGAAAGGCTTGCCAGAAGAACACTACCACCAAGAAGCGTTTGGGGTGAATCAAGTCTCCGCTCAACCACTGAAAGCGCTAACTTTGAGTGTCAATGGGCATGTGTTTATTGGCGACAATCAAAAGACCTTACTAGAGCAGGCTGAAGATGCTGGAGCGTCAATCGCTAATAGTTGCCGTGCTGGCTTATGTGGTGCCTGTAAGGTGACAGTAGAGTCAGGGAAGGTGCATCAGCCGGATGTTCCAGCACTGCAAGATCATGAACGTAACATGGGGGTAGTTTTGGCATGTTGCAGCACACCTCTCACGGACGTTGAAGTGACGAGTTAA
- a CDS encoding iron-containing alcohol dehydrogenase, whose translation MEQKLYYWLHRAYMLGLKIAAKVLPISKPTLFLGKEALKQLCHSVSIMDINKVLIVTDSGLVKLGLVKKLTFEFERVGVHCEIYDGVEPDPTYHHVEDGLSLYRKHRCQAVVALGGGSSIDCAKVVAACATNHKPVRRLVGLLKVWKSPAPIFVVPTTAGTGSEVTVAAVVSDPTSHQKTPLMDPKLVPIAAALEPSLMLALPAHITAQTGMDALTHAIEAYLSGNATPETDRYALAAFSLIDENLEKAVKFGQNVTARQNMALASYYAGLAFTKASLGYVHAIAHTLGAKYGTPHGLANAVVLPHVLEFSKSEAKERMAKLADTLGLTDRHVSDSIKAQAFIDYIKQLQKKLDLPSHFDHILQEHIAELAKQSLQEARWNYPVPKYMQQEECERLILAVSVNK comes from the coding sequence ATGGAACAAAAGCTCTATTACTGGCTACACCGAGCTTATATGTTGGGTTTAAAGATCGCAGCTAAAGTGCTACCTATCTCTAAGCCAACACTTTTTCTCGGTAAGGAAGCGCTCAAGCAGCTTTGCCATAGTGTCTCCATCATGGATATCAATAAAGTCCTAATCGTGACCGATAGCGGCCTAGTTAAGCTCGGATTGGTTAAAAAGCTAACTTTTGAATTTGAACGTGTTGGCGTACATTGCGAAATCTATGATGGAGTTGAGCCGGATCCAACATATCACCATGTAGAAGATGGCTTGTCTCTTTACCGTAAGCACCGATGCCAAGCCGTGGTCGCTTTGGGAGGCGGGTCGTCAATTGATTGTGCCAAAGTGGTTGCGGCATGTGCGACCAACCATAAACCTGTTCGTCGTCTCGTGGGCTTGCTTAAAGTGTGGAAATCGCCTGCGCCAATCTTTGTTGTACCCACCACGGCAGGAACAGGCTCGGAAGTGACGGTTGCTGCTGTCGTTTCTGATCCAACCTCTCATCAAAAGACCCCACTAATGGATCCTAAATTGGTTCCCATTGCGGCTGCATTGGAGCCGAGCCTAATGCTTGCCTTACCTGCTCATATCACGGCGCAAACAGGCATGGATGCACTTACTCATGCCATAGAAGCCTATCTGTCAGGCAATGCCACCCCAGAGACAGATCGTTATGCATTGGCTGCGTTTAGCCTAATCGATGAAAACTTAGAGAAGGCGGTCAAGTTTGGTCAAAACGTTACCGCTCGCCAAAATATGGCTTTGGCTTCTTATTATGCCGGTTTAGCTTTTACCAAAGCGAGTCTTGGTTACGTTCATGCTATCGCGCATACCTTAGGTGCGAAATATGGAACGCCGCATGGGCTGGCAAATGCAGTAGTACTGCCTCATGTTTTAGAGTTCTCTAAGTCGGAAGCGAAAGAAAGGATGGCGAAACTGGCCGATACATTAGGACTCACCGATCGCCATGTTTCAGATTCGATAAAAGCGCAGGCTTTTATCGATTACATTAAGCAGTTGCAGAAAAAACTCGATTTACCATCTCATTTTGATCATATCTTACAAGAACATATTGCCGAACTTGCCAAGCAGTCATTGCAAGAGGCTAGATGGAATTACCCAGTGCCGAAATATATGCAGCAAGAAGAGTGTGAAAGGCTGATATTAGCGGTATCGGTAAATAAATAA
- a CDS encoding outer membrane beta-barrel protein, with protein MRYFFMLISLISFSALAVTNDGPYIGIDYLYSDINPNSSGGWDFDNSQDSGFLLSAGYNIYYSEDVSVVVEGQYYSFGQFDLVDKPFFDKQGTLSSEGYFINFAPKYYLSKRFAVMVGVALGLVNTQIDLGNNISDRESSIKYSLGASYRIFDQVDLTAGVSSIRYDFNNILSVSNEVLILFTGLRYQF; from the coding sequence ATGCGATATTTTTTTATGCTAATATCACTTATTTCTTTCAGTGCACTCGCCGTAACAAATGATGGCCCTTATATCGGGATCGATTATTTGTATAGTGATATAAACCCAAACTCCTCAGGAGGTTGGGACTTTGATAACTCCCAAGACTCCGGTTTTTTACTATCCGCGGGCTATAACATTTATTATTCAGAGGATGTTTCAGTAGTAGTAGAAGGGCAATACTATTCATTCGGCCAGTTTGATCTTGTCGATAAACCTTTTTTCGACAAACAAGGGACGTTAAGTAGTGAAGGATACTTTATCAACTTTGCTCCAAAGTATTACCTTTCAAAACGATTCGCAGTAATGGTAGGTGTAGCTTTAGGTTTGGTGAACACTCAGATTGATCTCGGCAATAACATCAGCGATAGAGAAAGCTCTATTAAGTACTCATTGGGGGCTAGCTACAGAATCTTTGACCAAGTCGACTTAACGGCTGGGGTGTCTAGTATTAGATATGACTTTAACAATATTCTGTCAGTGAGTAACGAGGTGCTTATTCTATTTACTGGTTTGCGCTACCAGTTTTAG
- a CDS encoding AraC family transcriptional regulator, whose protein sequence is MRKSVKHLHPSLSIDKAPSDVFMNFEAFLSNTETRMHSHPWGQVQLISGGILEMEAEDTRFLAPPHLAIWVPAGVMHTSFNRKPISYCSLNIAQDLTQHFPDCTSLIKVTPIVSAIVDDFRQRDINVAQSEQDKRLVQVLLDQLATRDTQHHFLPSTDNKYLAKILASVEENPIDNTSLSQWAERVHTTERTLARHCQAELGMSFTEWRLRVRYLYSMDLLRKGQSVKEVALTLGYNQASPFIAMFKKYSGQTPEQYKGRLLYL, encoded by the coding sequence TTGAGAAAATCGGTAAAACATCTTCATCCATCCTTATCAATTGATAAAGCGCCATCAGACGTATTTATGAATTTTGAGGCGTTTCTTTCCAATACCGAAACCAGAATGCATAGCCACCCATGGGGACAGGTGCAACTTATCAGTGGTGGTATCTTGGAAATGGAAGCGGAAGATACCCGTTTTCTTGCTCCTCCCCACTTAGCGATTTGGGTGCCTGCTGGTGTAATGCACACCAGTTTTAACCGCAAGCCTATTTCATATTGCTCACTAAATATTGCACAGGATTTAACTCAACATTTCCCCGACTGTACAAGCCTTATCAAAGTCACCCCAATTGTGTCCGCAATTGTTGATGATTTTCGTCAGCGAGATATCAATGTGGCTCAAAGTGAACAAGACAAACGACTGGTTCAGGTCTTGCTCGACCAACTCGCGACTCGCGATACCCAGCATCACTTTTTACCCTCTACAGACAATAAATATCTCGCCAAGATCTTAGCTTCGGTAGAAGAGAATCCTATTGATAACACCAGTTTGTCCCAGTGGGCAGAGCGAGTGCACACGACAGAGCGGACTTTAGCTCGTCACTGCCAAGCCGAACTTGGTATGAGCTTTACAGAGTGGCGCTTAAGAGTACGTTATCTCTATTCGATGGATTTACTTAGGAAAGGACAATCAGTGAAGGAGGTCGCCCTGACGCTTGGTTACAACCAGGCCAGTCCGTTTATTGCGATGTTTAAGAAATATTCGGGTCAAACGCCAGAGCAATATAAAGGGCGATTGTTATATTTATAG
- a CDS encoding DMT family transporter, protein MVYLLPLFTVFIWGGNAIVNKMAAETIEPSAMSFYRWFLAILLLSPFCLPKVIKRWATIRPYLAKLAFLAMLGMVLNQSLSYYAGLTTTASNMAMITSLVPLIAIFMSVPLLGKPISALSIVGAVLALSGLAFMLGKGDVLFFLHQDVTPGDGIMVIASICYGAYCVLLKRWKMPLSNWTMVYMQGALALIMLTPLWLTSSELLPSKEAMPLIAYAGLAASIAAPWMWVKAIDLIGADSSAMFMNLMPVVAITLAATMLGEAVYNYHLIGGLLVISGVILSQIKQPKKPITPLPPLDSAEKP, encoded by the coding sequence ATGGTCTATCTACTTCCTCTCTTTACCGTTTTCATTTGGGGCGGAAATGCAATCGTAAATAAAATGGCTGCAGAGACAATAGAACCTAGCGCAATGAGTTTCTATCGTTGGTTTCTGGCTATCTTGTTGCTCTCACCTTTTTGCTTACCTAAGGTAATCAAGCGCTGGGCAACGATCCGACCTTATTTAGCCAAGCTCGCATTTTTAGCCATGTTGGGTATGGTACTCAATCAATCGCTTTCGTATTACGCAGGGCTGACCACTACCGCTTCAAATATGGCGATGATCACCTCGCTCGTGCCCCTTATAGCAATATTCATGAGTGTGCCTCTGTTAGGTAAACCCATCTCTGCACTCAGTATTGTCGGGGCAGTTTTAGCTCTTTCTGGTCTTGCATTTATGCTAGGTAAAGGGGATGTGCTGTTTTTCCTTCATCAAGATGTAACACCTGGTGACGGCATCATGGTCATCGCGTCCATCTGCTACGGCGCATATTGTGTACTACTTAAACGCTGGAAGATGCCACTGTCTAACTGGACCATGGTTTACATGCAAGGGGCGCTCGCTTTAATCATGCTCACTCCCCTTTGGCTGACGAGTTCAGAACTGTTACCAAGTAAAGAAGCGATGCCATTGATTGCTTACGCAGGTCTGGCGGCCTCCATTGCTGCGCCTTGGATGTGGGTCAAGGCGATAGATCTTATTGGTGCCGATTCAAGTGCGATGTTTATGAACCTAATGCCTGTGGTTGCAATTACTCTCGCCGCAACTATGCTTGGCGAGGCAGTTTACAACTACCATTTAATAGGTGGTTTACTGGTAATTTCTGGGGTGATTCTGTCGCAAATTAAACAGCCTAAGAAACCAATCACACCGCTTCCTCCTTTGGATAGCGCAGAAAAGCCTTAA
- a CDS encoding YqaE/Pmp3 family membrane protein gives MNKLVMILLCIFLPPLAVFIDKGLNKDFVINLILTFFFFLPGSIHALWLTLK, from the coding sequence ATGAATAAGTTAGTAATGATCCTGCTATGTATCTTTCTTCCACCACTGGCAGTTTTCATCGATAAAGGTTTGAATAAAGACTTTGTGATCAACCTGATCTTAACGTTCTTCTTCTTCCTACCAGGATCAATTCACGCGCTTTGGTTAACACTAAAGTAA